The Oscillatoria sp. FACHB-1407 genomic sequence AATTTGATTATCGCTTTGCATAAGCAACTAACGAAACGCCTAAAATCACGAGTGTTACTCCAGCAATTCGTTCAGGATTGGCTGGATGTTTAACAAGCCCGATCGCGCCATAGTGATCCAAAAATATTGCAGCAATCATTTGACCAGCAATTGTTAGTGCTAAAGCAAGCGCGGCTCCGATCTTAGGAGTTGCAAAAATCGTTGACCATACATACAACGTTCCTAGACAACCTCCTACCCACATCCACCAGGAGGTTTGAGAGAGTGTAACCCAGCCCGGAAAGGAATAGCGAGCAAAATAACAGAATGATAAGGATGTTAGTGTGCCAACTAGATAAGAAACAAAGGTAACTTGCATCGGCTCACCAATATAGCGCCTCAACAACGTATTTAATGCAACTTGAACAGGTAAAACGGCTCCACCAAGCAGCCCAATTAACAGATAGAGTGTACGGTCTTGCACTTCAACACCTCTAGAAATACCTTGACGAGTGATTCAGAACTACCACTGTGTGGCAAGATCTTGAATGGTGGATCTTGCTTCGGCTAAACTTTGCTCGCGCAGATCTGTTCTGAGGCCATTGGCATTGATAAACTGTATGTCTGTGAAACCAATAAATTCAAACACGGTTTTTAGATAAGGCTCTTGAAAATCTGAAGGAGCAAAGGCTGAACCGGGTCGAAAATCGCTACCTCGTGCAGTAATAAAAAGCAGTTTCTTTCCAGTTACTAAGCCTTTAAAGGAACCATTTTCTACAATAAAGGTACGACGTGGTCGAACAATGTAGTCAATGTAAGACTTCAAGACGGCGGGAATCGTGAAGTTATACATGGGGACTGAAATAATGTAACGGTCAGCAGCAAGAAATTCATCAACTAAGCGATCGGAGAGTTGAATCGCGTTTGACAGTTCTGGAGTGTACTGTTCTGGTGCAGTGAATTTAGCAGTAATCCAGGTATCATCCAGGTAGGGAACTGGGTCACGAACCAGGTCGCGCAGTGCAATGCTCACTTCAGGATGGTAAAGACTCCATTTATCAATAAATTCTTGTGTTAACGTGCGGGAATAGGAGTGCTCGTGACGCGGACTAGAAGCGATGTATAGAAGGCGTGTCATGAATAAACTCCTGTTGAGAATATGAACATAAAGATAGGATTAAACGGATTCATAAGCGTGCTTCGCGCAATTGCAAGAATGAAGTTGCAATTAGAATCAACACGTCACTCAGTATTTGAGGAGTGTGAGTTATTGACTCAATCAAATTCAAGTAAAGCCCTGCGGCAATTATTCGGTTGGGTCAACGATCGCTGCTCGTTCTACCTACAAACGTTTTGTACCCCATAGACACAGCCCGTAAAAAATCCGCAATACCTATTGTTCCTTCAAGTTGAATTGGGCTGATTGCTCTGTATGCAAACTAGTATTTGAATCCTGATTTCATTCAAGAAAACTGTGCTTACGCAATTCCACCTGTAATGTCAACGGATCGGGATTAAAGAGGATCACACCGCTTATATCAATTGTGGGACGCACAAGACGGCCCTGATTCCAATCTGTAATTTGTTGCATTGCATCAGGATTCTCATCAATGTCTACAAAGCGGTAGGAAACTTCCAATGCTTTAAGCTGTTGCAAGATATGCTGAGTAAAGCCGCACCAGGTTGATCCATAGACAACTACTGTGGGATCAGCCTCGTTCGTCATGACAGTCCACCTTGCAAACCAATATATGCTTGATGGCTTCATTATTGAGGAAGTTCAGGCGTAGGCCAATTGAGCCAGGGTTAAAGCTTTGCCTCTATCAAAAG encodes the following:
- a CDS encoding DMT family transporter, whose translation is MQDRTLYLLIGLLGGAVLPVQVALNTLLRRYIGEPMQVTFVSYLVGTLTSLSFCYFARYSFPGWVTLSQTSWWMWVGGCLGTLYVWSTIFATPKIGAALALALTIAGQMIAAIFLDHYGAIGLVKHPANPERIAGVTLVILGVSLVAYAKR
- a CDS encoding FMN-dependent NADH-azoreductase yields the protein MTRLLYIASSPRHEHSYSRTLTQEFIDKWSLYHPEVSIALRDLVRDPVPYLDDTWITAKFTAPEQYTPELSNAIQLSDRLVDEFLAADRYIISVPMYNFTIPAVLKSYIDYIVRPRRTFIVENGSFKGLVTGKKLLFITARGSDFRPGSAFAPSDFQEPYLKTVFEFIGFTDIQFINANGLRTDLREQSLAEARSTIQDLATQW
- a CDS encoding glutaredoxin family protein encodes the protein MTNEADPTVVVYGSTWCGFTQHILQQLKALEVSYRFVDIDENPDAMQQITDWNQGRLVRPTIDISGVILFNPDPLTLQVELRKHSFLE